Proteins co-encoded in one Actinomadura luteofluorescens genomic window:
- a CDS encoding glycerophosphodiester phosphodiesterase, translating to MHRRNRLALIAVLATAAVAVPAAPADARPGPDPLLSLLPGAPEPRPRTAPARAPDPDAGVVNVAHRGASAYAPENTLAAFRLAQAKRADMFELDVQETKDHQLVIMHDTTLARTTNAEEVYPGRGPWKVADFTLAEIGRLDAGGWFARKYAGERVPTLGQVLAAMRDRGLGLLLEIKSPELYPGIEGRIAAELRRSPSWLRYDPRERRLVVQSFDWESVRRFHAVLPKVPTGLLGTPKAADLPKLAKYADQVNPPFAGLTEDYVDEVHDAGMDLLTWTVNDPGDMERAIDLDVDGIITNRPDVLHGVVDGSAERAA from the coding sequence ATGCACCGGCGGAATCGTCTCGCGCTCATCGCCGTCCTGGCCACCGCGGCCGTCGCCGTCCCGGCGGCGCCCGCCGACGCCCGTCCAGGCCCCGACCCGCTCCTGTCCCTGCTGCCGGGCGCCCCGGAACCGCGCCCGCGCACCGCCCCCGCCAGGGCCCCGGATCCGGACGCCGGCGTCGTGAACGTCGCGCACCGCGGCGCGTCCGCGTACGCGCCGGAGAACACGCTGGCGGCGTTCCGGCTCGCCCAGGCCAAGCGGGCGGACATGTTCGAGCTGGACGTCCAGGAGACCAAGGACCACCAGCTCGTGATCATGCACGACACCACCCTGGCCCGGACGACGAACGCGGAGGAGGTCTACCCCGGCCGCGGTCCCTGGAAGGTCGCCGACTTCACCCTCGCCGAGATCGGGAGGCTCGACGCCGGGGGCTGGTTCGCGCGCAAGTACGCGGGCGAGCGCGTCCCGACGCTCGGCCAGGTGCTGGCCGCGATGCGCGACCGGGGCCTCGGGCTGCTGCTGGAGATCAAGAGCCCCGAGCTGTACCCGGGCATCGAGGGGCGTATCGCGGCGGAGCTGCGGAGGTCCCCGTCCTGGCTCCGGTACGACCCGCGGGAGCGGCGCCTCGTCGTCCAGTCGTTCGACTGGGAGTCGGTGCGGCGGTTCCACGCCGTCCTGCCGAAGGTGCCGACCGGACTGCTCGGTACCCCGAAGGCCGCGGACCTGCCGAAGCTCGCGAAGTACGCGGACCAGGTCAATCCGCCCTTCGCCGGCCTGACCGAGGACTACGTCGACGAGGTGCACGACGCCGGGATGGACCTGCTCACCTGGACGGTCAACGACCCCGGCGACATGGAACGGGCGATCGACCTCGACGTGGACGGGATCATCACCAACAGGCCGGACGTCCTGCACGGCGTCGTGGACGGCTCCGCCGAGCGGGCGGCCTGA
- a CDS encoding Crp/Fnr family transcriptional regulator produces MNEHARHHDPDKIVPTGIVPRQRSLRQAESARRPGFWHGLTTIERAAFLALAREVVHPVGAVLWTEGQDADHTFVIKAGSVRISVERDGRERFVAFRGPGDIIGERAALLLRRRSATVVAMDALHVLCLTTQEFVAYLSDHPHVVAVLEREMYDRMTEQVPGRPPQRAHHPGGAAHPYGPAAQYGSPQPYAMAQLPVVPNYPYAMAGPFVVAAPYAAPDPRAGGATYKAEPAAAINGSGAAPTVPCRTVPANTLQPANTLQPARSLQPALEAVVETVGERPTQPMVLPDADAPSWAGQNCTIVYTDVAGFSSPDRNDADRIGVRRAMYRALRGAFDESGVPWDACHVEDRGDGALIVIPPQVPTATVIDPMLVSLGVRLRRHNHRAAGAVRVQLRVAVNVGPVMPDPPGVSGSSIITTARLLDAGPLKERLAATGADLGVIASRFVYDSVIVPSPGRVTAAEYERITCRVKESRLEGWIHLRGLAAHPAV; encoded by the coding sequence ATGAACGAGCACGCCCGCCACCACGACCCGGACAAGATCGTCCCTACCGGGATCGTCCCGCGGCAGCGGTCCCTCCGGCAGGCCGAGTCCGCCCGGCGGCCCGGGTTCTGGCACGGCCTCACCACCATCGAGCGCGCCGCGTTCCTCGCACTCGCGCGGGAGGTCGTCCACCCGGTCGGCGCCGTGCTGTGGACCGAGGGCCAGGACGCCGACCACACCTTCGTGATCAAGGCCGGCTCGGTGCGGATCTCCGTGGAGCGGGACGGCCGCGAGCGCTTCGTCGCCTTCCGCGGGCCCGGCGACATCATCGGCGAGCGCGCCGCCCTGCTGCTGCGCCGCCGCTCGGCGACCGTCGTCGCCATGGACGCCCTCCACGTCCTGTGCCTGACCACGCAGGAGTTCGTCGCCTACCTGAGCGACCACCCGCACGTGGTCGCCGTCCTCGAACGCGAGATGTACGACCGGATGACCGAGCAGGTCCCAGGCCGGCCGCCGCAGCGCGCCCACCATCCCGGCGGCGCGGCGCACCCGTACGGACCGGCGGCGCAGTACGGCTCGCCGCAGCCGTACGCCATGGCGCAGCTGCCCGTGGTGCCGAACTACCCGTACGCGATGGCCGGGCCGTTCGTGGTGGCCGCCCCGTACGCCGCGCCCGACCCGCGGGCCGGCGGCGCGACCTACAAGGCCGAGCCCGCCGCCGCGATCAACGGCTCCGGCGCCGCCCCGACCGTCCCGTGCCGGACCGTGCCGGCCAACACCCTGCAGCCGGCCAACACCCTGCAGCCCGCCCGCTCTCTCCAGCCCGCCCTGGAGGCGGTCGTCGAGACGGTCGGCGAACGGCCGACGCAGCCCATGGTCCTCCCGGACGCCGACGCCCCGTCCTGGGCCGGCCAGAACTGCACCATCGTGTACACCGACGTCGCCGGGTTCAGCTCGCCCGACCGCAACGACGCCGACCGGATCGGCGTGCGCCGCGCCATGTACCGGGCCCTACGCGGGGCCTTCGACGAGTCGGGCGTCCCCTGGGACGCCTGCCACGTCGAGGACCGGGGCGACGGCGCGCTCATCGTGATCCCGCCGCAGGTCCCGACGGCCACCGTGATCGACCCCATGCTGGTCTCGCTCGGCGTGCGGCTGCGCCGCCACAACCACCGCGCGGCCGGGGCCGTGCGCGTGCAGCTCAGGGTCGCGGTGAACGTCGGGCCCGTGATGCCCGACCCGCCCGGCGTGTCCGGCTCGTCCATCATCACGACGGCCCGGCTCCTCGACGCCGGACCGCTCAAGGAGCGGCTCGCCGCGACCGGCGCCGACCTCGGCGTCATCGCGTCCCGGTTCGTCTACGACTCGGTGATCGTCCCGAGCCCCGGCCGCGTGACCGCCGCCGAGTACGAGCGGATCACCTGCCGGGTGAAGGAGTCCCGTCTCGAAGGGTGGATCCACCTGCGCGGCCTGGCCGCCCATCCCGCGGTCTGA
- a CDS encoding amino acid permease, translating into MVAKLPDQSAEDYQRGLGTRQIQMLAIGGTIGTGLFLGAGENIAKAGPSLILTYAVAGLALFFVMRALGELLTYRRAEGGFAGYAREFLGPFWGYATTWTYWIIWVTTGMAELTAAGKYIQKWWPGVEQWQTALVALVVLFVVNLISVKLFGELEFWFAMIKVAAIVMMILVGIGVLVFGFSDAGDTARVGNLWDHGGVFPEGAGATIMTLQMVMFAYLGVELVGVTASEAKDPEKNIPRAINALPVRFALFYLGSLLVILAVVPWTAFKGGASPFVLAFDRIGIPGGADIVNFVVLTAALSSCNAGGLYSTSRMLRTAGVNGDGPKVLGRLNGRGVPVLTVVISALVMGIGVVVNAVVPDKAFEYITSVSTGGALLVWTVILLAHMAYRRRSAAGELPKAPYRMPWAPYTNWAVLAFFAFVTVTIAWEADTRIALYVMAAWAALVVVGWPFVRRSSQEARVPLPLAEESTSA; encoded by the coding sequence GTGGTCGCGAAGCTCCCAGACCAGAGCGCGGAGGACTACCAACGCGGGCTTGGTACCCGCCAGATCCAGATGCTGGCCATCGGCGGGACGATCGGCACCGGGCTGTTCCTGGGGGCCGGGGAGAACATCGCCAAGGCCGGGCCCAGCCTGATCCTGACGTACGCCGTGGCGGGGCTGGCGCTGTTCTTCGTCATGCGGGCGCTCGGCGAGCTGCTCACCTACCGGCGGGCCGAGGGCGGGTTCGCCGGATACGCCAGGGAGTTCCTGGGGCCGTTCTGGGGGTACGCCACGACCTGGACGTACTGGATCATCTGGGTGACGACCGGGATGGCGGAGCTGACCGCGGCCGGCAAGTACATCCAGAAGTGGTGGCCGGGCGTCGAGCAGTGGCAGACGGCGCTGGTGGCGCTGGTGGTCCTGTTCGTGGTGAACCTGATCTCGGTGAAGCTCTTCGGGGAGCTGGAGTTCTGGTTCGCGATGATCAAGGTCGCGGCGATCGTGATGATGATCCTGGTCGGGATCGGGGTGCTGGTCTTCGGGTTCAGCGACGCGGGGGACACCGCGCGGGTCGGGAACCTGTGGGACCACGGGGGCGTGTTCCCCGAGGGGGCCGGGGCCACGATCATGACGCTGCAGATGGTGATGTTCGCCTACCTGGGCGTCGAGCTGGTGGGCGTGACTGCGAGCGAGGCCAAGGACCCGGAGAAGAACATCCCGCGGGCGATCAACGCGCTGCCGGTGCGGTTCGCGCTGTTCTACCTGGGGTCGCTGCTGGTGATCCTCGCGGTGGTGCCGTGGACGGCGTTCAAGGGCGGGGCGAGCCCGTTCGTGCTGGCGTTCGACCGGATCGGCATTCCGGGCGGCGCGGACATCGTCAACTTCGTGGTGCTGACGGCGGCGCTGTCGTCGTGCAATGCGGGCGGGCTGTACTCGACGTCGCGGATGCTGCGGACGGCCGGCGTCAACGGTGACGGTCCGAAGGTGCTCGGACGGCTCAACGGGCGCGGCGTGCCCGTCCTGACCGTCGTCATCTCCGCGCTGGTCATGGGCATCGGCGTGGTCGTCAACGCGGTGGTGCCGGACAAGGCGTTCGAGTACATCACCTCGGTGTCGACGGGTGGCGCGCTGCTGGTGTGGACGGTGATCCTGCTCGCGCACATGGCGTACCGGCGGCGGTCCGCGGCCGGGGAGCTGCCGAAGGCGCCGTACCGGATGCCGTGGGCGCCGTACACGAACTGGGCCGTGCTGGCGTTCTTCGCGTTCGTGACCGTGACGATCGCGTGGGAGGCCGACACGCGGATCGCGCTGTACGTGATGGCGGCCTGGGCGGCGCTGGTCGTGGTCGGCTGGCCGTTCGTCCGGCGCAGCTCGCAGGAGGCGCGGGTGCCGCTGCCGCTGGCCGAGGAGAGCACGAGCGCCTGA
- a CDS encoding tyrosine-type recombinase/integrase has product MQHAVRRTGDVARRDRTGQGRMPGAPGRAAAGGRGAGALDNVVRPERKPRTAQGYESVIRLYLIPELGKKRLGKLAVRDVRAFINRVRAQCLCCKHGVDAARDVSRCCALKGGQCCESHPSVRMVQLIHAVLRNALESAVREEVIPRNVAKLVKVGAPKYKVNRGLTVDQARDVLKAARDERLYALYVLALCLGLRRGELLGLRWEDATLVGCRTCDGEGGEVDGAECQNCAGSGVESATLEVSRTLQRVGGALRFVRPKTDDSERSIPLPPVCITALCEHRVKQAAERADAWQDWEDNGLVFPSRRGTPMEPDNLRRSWGRVRAAASLESMRFHDMRHTCVSLLLHLGIAPNVVRDIVGHSDIEVTMTIYAHTSLDDKRAALRKLGDALG; this is encoded by the coding sequence ATGCAACACGCTGTACGGCGGACGGGCGACGTGGCGCGGCGGGACCGGACGGGACAGGGCCGCATGCCCGGCGCGCCGGGGCGGGCGGCCGCCGGCGGCCGCGGAGCGGGCGCCCTTGACAACGTTGTCCGACCTGAGCGAAAGCCGCGCACAGCGCAGGGATACGAGAGCGTGATCCGGCTTTACCTCATCCCGGAACTGGGCAAGAAGCGGCTCGGCAAGCTGGCCGTACGCGACGTCCGGGCCTTCATCAACCGCGTTCGGGCGCAGTGCCTCTGCTGCAAGCACGGTGTTGATGCGGCCCGCGATGTGTCCCGGTGCTGCGCCCTCAAGGGCGGCCAGTGCTGCGAGTCTCACCCGTCCGTGCGGATGGTCCAATTGATTCACGCTGTGCTGCGCAACGCGCTGGAATCGGCTGTCCGTGAGGAGGTCATCCCGCGCAACGTAGCCAAGCTCGTCAAAGTCGGTGCGCCAAAGTACAAGGTGAACCGCGGGCTCACGGTCGACCAGGCGCGCGACGTCCTCAAGGCGGCCCGCGACGAACGGCTCTATGCGCTCTACGTCCTGGCGCTCTGCCTCGGCCTGCGGCGCGGTGAACTGCTCGGCCTGCGCTGGGAGGACGCCACCCTCGTCGGTTGCCGGACCTGCGACGGTGAGGGCGGCGAGGTAGACGGGGCTGAGTGCCAGAACTGCGCCGGTAGTGGAGTCGAGAGCGCCACGCTGGAAGTCTCGCGGACGCTTCAGCGGGTCGGGGGAGCGCTACGGTTCGTCCGTCCCAAGACCGACGACTCCGAGCGAAGCATCCCGTTGCCTCCTGTCTGCATCACGGCCCTGTGCGAGCACAGGGTGAAGCAGGCGGCCGAACGGGCGGACGCTTGGCAGGACTGGGAGGACAACGGCCTCGTCTTCCCGTCCCGACGCGGTACACCCATGGAGCCGGACAACCTTCGCCGTAGCTGGGGCCGCGTCCGCGCGGCGGCCAGCCTGGAGTCGATGCGCTTCCACGACATGCGGCACACCTGCGTCTCACTGCTGCTCCATCTCGGCATCGCGCCCAATGTCGTCCGGGACATCGTTGGTCACAGCGACATCGAAGTGACGATGACGATCTACGCGCACACCTCGCTTGACGACAAGCGCGCGGCGCTCCGCAAGTTGGGGGATGCGCTCGGCTGA
- a CDS encoding sensor histidine kinase — MTVIAGTVTAVICVIVTTLILVEARGSETDSARGEATAAALRLSYTLRRGSVPGRIDGIPGVMLQVMDERRRVIAGTPGRVPARRPLAGFVPSETRVYSTRKVCSPVRRHRCLWVIGFRVFKPGGDWLIYAAVPIVPWYVSPGLLMFLASVSLLVILLGCLRAWATVDQTLAPVDAIRAELAEITAHRSGRRVTVPESRDEIRRLAEAANATLDRLDGALERQRSFTSDASHDLRSPIAAARAQIEEALLFPDDVDWPRTARSVLQSLERLQAIVTDLLQLARLDAAAWQEVETIDLAALVTIEVARSDRTKRIVPHLQESVTVRGDRLRLVRLLTNLLDNAERHAESRVDITVSREGDTAVLEVVDDGAGVPERDRDLVFQRFARLEDSRARDPGGTGLGLPIAREIAELHGGRLTIEDSERGARFVLRIPRNHDGRPVD, encoded by the coding sequence ATGACCGTTATTGCCGGGACGGTCACCGCCGTGATCTGCGTGATCGTGACGACGCTGATCCTCGTGGAGGCGCGCGGATCGGAGACCGACTCCGCCCGCGGCGAGGCGACCGCGGCCGCGCTCCGGCTGTCGTACACCCTGCGGCGCGGGTCGGTGCCCGGCCGGATCGACGGGATTCCGGGCGTCATGCTGCAGGTCATGGACGAGCGGCGGCGGGTGATCGCGGGGACGCCGGGACGGGTGCCGGCCCGGCGGCCGCTCGCCGGCTTCGTCCCGTCGGAGACGCGCGTGTACAGCACCCGGAAGGTGTGCTCGCCGGTGCGGCGCCACCGGTGCCTGTGGGTGATCGGCTTCCGCGTCTTCAAGCCGGGCGGCGACTGGCTGATCTACGCCGCCGTCCCCATCGTCCCCTGGTACGTGAGCCCCGGCCTGCTCATGTTCCTGGCCAGCGTCTCGCTGCTGGTGATCCTGCTGGGCTGCCTGCGCGCCTGGGCGACGGTGGACCAGACCCTCGCCCCGGTGGACGCGATCCGGGCCGAACTGGCGGAGATCACCGCGCACCGCTCGGGACGCCGGGTGACGGTGCCGGAGAGCCGGGACGAGATCAGGCGGCTAGCGGAGGCCGCGAACGCGACCCTGGACCGGCTGGACGGCGCCCTCGAACGGCAGCGCAGCTTCACCTCCGACGCGTCCCATGACCTGCGCAGCCCCATCGCGGCCGCGCGCGCCCAGATCGAGGAGGCGCTGCTGTTCCCCGACGACGTCGACTGGCCGCGGACGGCGCGGAGCGTCCTGCAGAGCCTGGAGCGGCTCCAGGCGATCGTGACGGACCTGCTGCAGCTCGCCCGGCTGGACGCCGCCGCCTGGCAGGAGGTCGAGACGATCGACCTCGCCGCGCTGGTCACCATCGAGGTGGCGAGGTCGGACCGGACGAAGCGGATCGTCCCGCACCTCCAGGAGAGCGTGACGGTGCGGGGGGACCGGCTGAGGCTCGTCCGCCTGCTGACGAACCTGCTGGACAACGCCGAGCGGCACGCTGAGTCGCGCGTCGACATCACGGTGTCGCGGGAGGGCGACACCGCCGTGCTGGAGGTCGTCGACGACGGCGCGGGCGTCCCCGAGCGGGACCGGGACCTCGTGTTCCAGCGCTTCGCCCGGCTGGAGGACAGCAGGGCCCGCGACCCGGGCGGCACCGGCCTCGGCCTGCCGATCGCCCGGGAGATCGCCGAGCTGCACGGCGGCAGGCTCACCATCGAGGACAGCGAGCGAGGCGCCCGGTTCGTGCTGCGGATACCGCGCAACCACGACGGCCGGCCGGTCGACTAG
- a CDS encoding LysR family transcriptional regulator, with product MELRQLEYFVAVTEEAGFTKAAARLHVAQPGVSAQIRQLERELGQPLLDRSGRTVRLTEVGAAVLPYARAALAAVEGARLAVDELTGLLRGHVTIGTIDWIRSLDLPGMLAGFHRDHPDVEITVVQEDSATLTEGLRTGRIDLAFLSLGAGPPEGLATRVVIEQDLVAAVASAHPLARRSTITLRALAEENLICLPRGTGLRSVLDGAFADAGLRPRVAFEAGEPPVLAEIAAHGLGVAVLPESAARDRPDDLRALPVVRPRLTGRIALAWRAEGPRGPAARALIARARRWPA from the coding sequence ATGGAGCTGCGCCAGCTTGAGTACTTCGTGGCGGTGACGGAAGAGGCCGGCTTCACCAAGGCCGCGGCCCGGCTGCACGTCGCCCAGCCCGGCGTGAGCGCCCAGATCCGGCAACTGGAGCGGGAACTGGGCCAGCCGCTGCTCGACCGCTCCGGCCGGACCGTCCGGCTGACCGAGGTCGGCGCCGCCGTCCTGCCCTACGCGCGGGCCGCGCTGGCGGCGGTCGAGGGCGCCCGGCTGGCCGTGGACGAGCTGACCGGCCTGCTCCGCGGGCACGTCACGATCGGCACGATCGACTGGATCCGGTCGCTGGACCTTCCCGGCATGCTGGCCGGTTTCCACCGCGACCACCCGGACGTCGAGATCACCGTCGTCCAGGAGGACTCCGCCACCCTGACCGAGGGGCTCCGCACCGGGCGGATCGACCTGGCGTTCCTCAGCCTCGGCGCCGGCCCGCCCGAGGGTCTCGCGACGCGGGTCGTCATCGAGCAGGACCTCGTCGCCGCGGTCGCCAGCGCCCACCCGCTGGCGCGCAGGTCCACGATCACCCTGCGGGCGCTCGCCGAGGAGAACCTGATCTGCCTGCCCAGGGGCACCGGGCTGCGGTCCGTCCTGGACGGGGCCTTCGCGGACGCCGGGCTGCGCCCGCGCGTCGCGTTCGAGGCGGGCGAGCCGCCCGTCCTCGCGGAGATCGCCGCGCACGGCCTCGGCGTCGCCGTGCTGCCCGAGTCCGCCGCCCGCGACCGCCCGGACGACCTGCGCGCGCTCCCGGTCGTCCGGCCGCGGCTGACCGGGCGGATCGCCCTGGCCTGGCGCGCCGAGGGGCCGCGCGGCCCGGCGGCGCGGGCGCTGATCGCCCGCGCGCGCCGGTGGCCCGCCTGA
- a CDS encoding adenylate/guanylate cyclase domain-containing protein produces MTSRLEIRVRWVLLFVVGVANIIGSLVVLLFATFVVPDPPLDDRDYVHLVNAVAFFSYPVVAAPAALLCGLWLWRPVVTFVRDGGEPDRRQRRAVLLGPLRLTLLVGALWAVGALGWAALDLVLFTGRLAVKTGLTCLLGAGTTCTIVYLLSERLLRPAAALVLGAERPKRLRLPGVTTRVMLAWALGTAIPVFGLICVAIAALASPDINVTQLAITILGLGGAALLAGVCVIYMATRAIADPIKAVRSGMAQVERGDLGAEVDVYDASEVGQLQAGFNHMVAGLREIEWLRDLFGRHVGEEVADLALERGVVTLGGETREVAVLFVDLTGSTRLADTRGPDEVVGLLNRFFGVVVSAVARHGGWINKFEGDAALAIFGAPTQVEDSAGGALGAARELAVRLRAEVPMLDAGIGVSAGPVVAGYIGAEERFEYTVIGDPVNEAARLSDLAKDEEGRVLASAAVLELAHLAESDEWDLGRSVTLRGRSRPTRLGTPRRHALPVIPAPRREPEPGRPLRRGRRLLFGALVLAKAAKSARAAGPDGGEEPGGHSGGPAVSDSS; encoded by the coding sequence GTGACCAGCAGGCTTGAGATCCGGGTGCGATGGGTCCTGCTGTTCGTGGTGGGCGTCGCGAACATCATCGGATCGCTGGTGGTGCTGCTGTTCGCGACGTTCGTGGTCCCCGACCCGCCGCTGGACGACCGCGACTACGTGCATCTGGTGAACGCGGTGGCGTTCTTCAGCTATCCGGTGGTCGCGGCTCCGGCGGCGCTGCTGTGCGGGCTGTGGCTGTGGCGTCCGGTGGTCACGTTCGTCCGGGACGGGGGAGAGCCCGACCGGCGGCAGCGCCGGGCCGTGCTGCTCGGGCCGTTGCGGCTGACGCTGCTCGTCGGGGCGCTGTGGGCGGTCGGCGCGCTCGGCTGGGCGGCGCTCGACCTGGTCCTGTTCACCGGGCGGCTGGCGGTGAAGACGGGGCTGACGTGCCTGCTCGGCGCGGGCACGACCTGCACGATCGTCTACCTGCTGTCGGAGCGGCTGCTGCGGCCGGCGGCGGCGCTGGTGCTGGGCGCGGAGCGTCCGAAGCGGCTCCGGCTGCCCGGGGTGACGACGCGGGTGATGCTCGCCTGGGCGCTCGGGACGGCGATCCCGGTGTTCGGGCTGATCTGCGTCGCGATCGCGGCGCTGGCCTCGCCGGACATCAACGTCACCCAGCTCGCGATCACGATCCTCGGGCTCGGCGGCGCCGCGCTGCTGGCGGGGGTCTGCGTGATCTACATGGCGACGCGGGCGATCGCCGACCCGATCAAGGCGGTGCGCAGCGGGATGGCGCAGGTCGAGCGGGGCGACCTCGGCGCCGAGGTGGACGTGTACGACGCGAGCGAGGTCGGGCAGCTGCAGGCCGGGTTCAACCACATGGTCGCGGGGCTGCGCGAGATCGAGTGGCTGCGCGACCTGTTCGGGCGGCATGTCGGCGAGGAGGTCGCCGACCTGGCGCTGGAGCGCGGCGTCGTCACGCTGGGCGGCGAGACGCGGGAGGTGGCCGTCCTGTTCGTGGACCTGACCGGGTCCACCAGGCTGGCCGACACGCGCGGCCCCGACGAGGTGGTGGGGCTGCTCAACCGCTTCTTCGGCGTCGTGGTGTCGGCGGTGGCCAGGCACGGCGGCTGGATCAACAAGTTCGAGGGGGACGCGGCGCTGGCGATCTTCGGGGCGCCGACGCAGGTGGAGGACTCGGCGGGCGGGGCGCTCGGCGCGGCCCGCGAGCTGGCGGTGCGGCTGCGCGCCGAGGTGCCGATGCTGGACGCGGGGATCGGGGTGTCCGCGGGCCCGGTCGTCGCCGGGTACATCGGCGCGGAGGAGCGGTTCGAGTACACGGTGATCGGCGATCCGGTGAACGAGGCGGCCCGGCTCAGCGACCTCGCCAAGGACGAGGAGGGACGGGTGCTCGCCTCGGCGGCCGTCCTGGAGCTGGCGCACCTCGCAGAGTCCGACGAATGGGATCTCGGACGTTCGGTGACGCTGCGCGGGCGGAGCCGTCCGACACGGCTGGGCACGCCGCGCCGCCACGCGCTTCCCGTGATCCCCGCTCCGCGGCGCGAGCCGGAGCCGGGGCGCCCGCTCCGGCGCGGCAGGAGGCTGCTGTTCGGCGCGCTGGTGCTGGCGAAGGCGGCCAAGAGCGCGCGGGCCGCCGGGCCGGACGGCGGCGAGGAGCCCGGAGGTCATTCGGGCGGCCCGGCCGTGTCTGACTCGTCCTGA
- a CDS encoding helix-turn-helix domain-containing protein — translation MVSDQGPIVQSALLRTELVRLRKEKKLTQEQVARQLEWSPSKLIRVEGGKNAITRTDLQALLTVYDVTSEGRQERLQALARGAREPAWWNAYRGDLDPNFLAYVGYSAGAAYIRQFHGTVVPGLIQTPEYAEVLSTGKVSEQARVLAAKLRIQRQQEFAKRQNPPRQHYIIDEAVIRRHVGIGTDPAIMPAQLNHIADVCERDDLVTVRVIPFSTGAHLGLEGPFSLLEFDGDLDDVLYLEGRSGASVMILGEDDRVAEYRETFELLLDQALPADESVAMMRQAAETLMN, via the coding sequence ATGGTCAGTGACCAGGGCCCCATAGTCCAGAGCGCGCTGCTGCGCACCGAGCTCGTCCGCCTGCGCAAAGAGAAGAAGCTGACGCAGGAACAGGTGGCACGGCAGCTCGAGTGGTCCCCGTCCAAGCTCATCCGGGTGGAGGGCGGCAAGAACGCCATCACCCGCACCGATCTTCAGGCCCTGCTCACGGTGTACGACGTCACCTCTGAGGGACGCCAGGAGCGGTTGCAGGCGCTCGCCCGGGGTGCGCGCGAACCCGCCTGGTGGAACGCCTACCGCGGCGATCTGGACCCGAACTTTCTCGCTTATGTCGGGTATTCCGCGGGTGCGGCCTACATCCGGCAGTTCCACGGGACGGTCGTCCCCGGGCTGATCCAGACTCCCGAGTACGCCGAGGTGCTGTCCACCGGCAAGGTCTCCGAGCAGGCGAGGGTGCTCGCGGCGAAGCTGCGCATCCAGCGCCAGCAGGAGTTCGCCAAGCGGCAGAACCCGCCGCGCCAGCACTACATCATCGACGAGGCCGTCATCCGCCGGCATGTCGGGATCGGGACCGACCCGGCGATCATGCCCGCCCAGCTGAACCACATCGCTGACGTGTGCGAGCGTGACGATCTGGTGACCGTCAGGGTCATCCCGTTCAGCACGGGGGCGCACCTCGGGCTGGAAGGGCCGTTCAGCCTCCTGGAGTTCGACGGCGACCTCGACGACGTCCTGTACCTGGAGGGGCGGTCGGGCGCCAGCGTGATGATCCTCGGTGAGGACGACCGGGTCGCCGAGTACCGCGAGACCTTCGAACTCCTGCTGGACCAGGCGCTGCCGGCGGACGAGTCGGTCGCGATGATGCGGCAGGCCGCCGAGACGCTCATGAACTGA